The Desulfovibrio sp. genome has a window encoding:
- a CDS encoding N-acetylneuraminate synthase family protein, which yields MKTYPSIRLNSGTIIGHGRPCFVVAEIGNNHQGDLAIARQMVEEAARAGVQAVKFQKRDMNALFTDEGLQMPYSGPNSFGRTYGEHRIALELTIEDMAELKALAESLGLIFFASAWDQVSLTELLDMGVDILKICSADLVNVPLLRQAGASGLPVILSTGMSSLEEIDLAVAELRRFHQNIIVLHCNSTYPCPDECVGLPIMAELSKRYGLPVGYSGHEKGIGPSVAAAALGACVVERHFTLDRTLRGTDHQASLDPAGFTQMVGLIREAEAAMTVCRKEVFEAERKVAVKLRKSMVFTRDLPAGHILGEADLTVKCPGHGVSPIHWDAILGRTLVSAVRHEDLVQWDQLAPAVRAARSIREEMPLALSR from the coding sequence ATGAAGACCTACCCCTCCATCCGGCTCAATTCCGGAACCATCATCGGCCATGGCCGTCCCTGTTTTGTGGTCGCCGAAATCGGCAACAACCACCAGGGAGATCTGGCCATCGCCCGCCAGATGGTGGAAGAAGCCGCCCGGGCCGGGGTGCAGGCGGTCAAGTTCCAGAAGCGCGACATGAACGCCCTTTTCACGGACGAAGGGCTTCAGATGCCATATTCCGGCCCCAACAGCTTCGGCAGGACCTACGGCGAGCACCGCATCGCCCTGGAGCTCACCATCGAAGACATGGCTGAGCTCAAGGCGCTGGCCGAATCTCTCGGGCTCATCTTCTTCGCCTCAGCCTGGGATCAGGTGAGCCTGACCGAACTGCTCGACATGGGCGTGGATATCTTGAAAATCTGCTCTGCGGACCTGGTGAACGTCCCCCTTCTGCGCCAGGCCGGCGCCAGCGGGCTGCCCGTGATCCTTTCCACCGGCATGAGCAGCTTAGAAGAGATCGACCTGGCGGTTGCCGAACTGCGCAGGTTCCACCAGAACATCATCGTGCTGCACTGCAACTCCACCTACCCCTGCCCGGATGAATGCGTGGGCCTGCCCATCATGGCCGAGCTCTCCAAGCGCTACGGCCTGCCCGTGGGCTATTCCGGCCACGAGAAGGGCATCGGACCCAGCGTGGCTGCCGCCGCCCTGGGCGCGTGCGTTGTCGAACGCCATTTCACCCTGGACCGCACCCTGCGCGGCACAGACCATCAGGCCTCCCTTGACCCGGCCGGATTCACCCAGATGGTGGGCCTGATCCGGGAAGCCGAAGCGGCAATGACCGTGTGCCGCAAGGAAGTATTCGAAGCCGAACGCAAGGTGGCCGTGAAGCTGCGCAAGAGCATGGTATTCACCCGCGACCTGCCAGCGGGGCACATCCTCGGCGAGGCCGACCTCACCGTCAAATGCCCTGGCCACGGCGTAAGCCCCATCCACTGGGACGCGATACTGGGCAGGACCCTGGTGTCCGCCGTTCGCCACGAGGACCTTGTCCAGTGGGACCAGCTCGCCCCGGCCGTGCGCGCCGCCAGGAGCATCCGCGAGGAGATGCCCCTGGCCTTAAGCCGCTAG
- a CDS encoding FtsX-like permease family protein: MTLIIALRNLLHDKVRLVVTLTGVVFAVVLIAVQVGLFVGFTSATSAVIDNTEADIWVCARGMRNFDVTSPLPQKAYYQALSTPGIAEARRLVVQFANWKKPNGGTESVEVVGYELPSGLGKPWNVVEGDLRALSLTDTIVIDQVYKHKLGVAQLGDQVEINGHRARVVAFTSGIRSFTTSPYIFCSLPIAQTLCNMREGKFTYVLVTLAPGASAEGVRRSLLDNVDGVDVYTRKEFSSKTQQYWMFTTGAGMALLIAAALGLVVGVVVVAQTLYATTMDHLAEFGTLRAMGAENWYIYKIIIIQALASAVAGYSLGIMVSYVIVQFADKGGASIILPFGVAVGLFFVTVFMCVGAALISINKVTRIDPVMVFKGR; encoded by the coding sequence ATGACCCTCATCATCGCCCTTCGCAACCTTCTGCACGACAAAGTCCGCCTCGTCGTCACCCTCACCGGAGTGGTCTTCGCGGTGGTGCTCATTGCTGTGCAGGTGGGCCTTTTCGTGGGGTTCACTTCGGCCACGTCCGCTGTGATCGACAACACCGAGGCGGACATTTGGGTCTGCGCCAGGGGCATGCGAAACTTCGACGTCACGTCCCCGCTGCCGCAGAAAGCCTATTACCAGGCGCTGTCCACGCCGGGGATCGCCGAGGCGCGGAGGTTGGTCGTACAGTTCGCGAACTGGAAAAAACCCAACGGCGGAACCGAGAGCGTTGAAGTGGTGGGCTACGAACTCCCTTCGGGTTTGGGCAAACCCTGGAACGTTGTGGAAGGTGACCTCCGCGCGCTGAGCCTCACCGACACTATTGTTATCGACCAAGTATACAAACACAAGCTCGGCGTGGCCCAGCTTGGAGACCAGGTGGAGATCAACGGACACAGGGCCAGGGTGGTCGCCTTCACCAGCGGCATCCGCTCCTTCACCACCTCCCCCTATATCTTCTGTTCGCTGCCCATTGCCCAGACCCTGTGCAACATGCGCGAAGGCAAATTCACCTACGTGCTGGTCACGCTCGCTCCGGGGGCATCCGCGGAAGGCGTGCGCCGATCGCTTCTGGACAATGTGGACGGCGTCGACGTCTATACCCGGAAGGAGTTCTCGAGCAAAACCCAGCAGTATTGGATGTTCACCACTGGCGCGGGCATGGCCCTGCTCATCGCCGCCGCCTTGGGGCTGGTGGTGGGTGTGGTGGTGGTGGCCCAGACCCTCTACGCCACCACCATGGACCACCTGGCGGAATTCGGAACCCTGCGGGCCATGGGGGCCGAGAACTGGTACATCTACAAAATCATTATCATCCAGGCCCTGGCCAGCGCCGTGGCAGGCTACAGCCTGGGCATCATGGTCAGCTACGTGATCGTGCAGTTCGCGGACAAGGGCGGGGCGTCGATCATCCTGCCGTTCGGGGTCGCGGTGGGGCTTTTTTTCGTCACGGTGTTCATGTGCGTGGGGGCGGCGCTCATCTCCATCAACAAGGTCACCCGGATCGATCCGGTGATGGTTTTCAAGGGACGTTGA
- a CDS encoding C_GCAxxG_C_C family protein, with the protein MDLTRRAILGGVCCAGVGFASGLALPDIVSTRSAPLPPGSDAPALAVQRFLSHLNCTQAVLESLAGQTGLSPEMITQITTPFAAGMWNGLTCGAVTGAMMAIGMRHGRTQDGDSKATDGTKVIMREFVKAMTGQFGDLNCSALLGTNMATDEGIKEAAAKGLFKSKCPLLVEAATREAVRLMA; encoded by the coding sequence ATGGACCTTACCCGCCGCGCCATTCTTGGCGGCGTCTGCTGCGCTGGCGTGGGATTCGCTTCCGGCCTGGCCCTGCCCGATATCGTCAGCACCCGGTCCGCACCCCTTCCTCCCGGATCCGATGCCCCGGCTTTGGCCGTGCAGCGCTTTTTGTCCCATTTGAATTGCACCCAGGCAGTCTTGGAGTCACTTGCAGGACAGACAGGCCTGTCTCCGGAAATGATCACCCAGATCACCACCCCGTTCGCGGCCGGGATGTGGAATGGCCTGACATGCGGCGCTGTCACCGGGGCCATGATGGCCATTGGCATGCGCCACGGCCGCACCCAGGACGGCGACTCCAAGGCTACCGATGGTACCAAGGTAATAATGCGCGAGTTTGTGAAGGCCATGACCGGCCAGTTCGGCGACCTGAACTGCTCGGCCTTGCTCGGCACGAACATGGCCACGGATGAAGGAATAAAGGAAGCGGCGGCCAAAGGACTTTTCAAATCAAAATGCCCCCTGCTGGTGGAAGCCGCCACCAGGGAGGCCGTCAGGTTGATGGCGTAG
- a CDS encoding glycosyltransferase family 1 protein, with product MKVLHFSITPLAGMPIRLVQALGRHTGVDARLVDLKRFGLYDHDLVFQESPEEALDLAWEADVIHLHNYLDYESKAFGRIDFGELAQAGKHILRQFHSSPDLVAQVMGITPEALLAQDIPCIAIAQYPERLYTKAMVVPNFVPETDSAYQPSSKPPKWDIFYSPTKDMSAWADRWSTKGMPEATAVIDSVVKNTGCTARIVTGLPLAEALAIKRQSRIVVDDLVTGSYHLTGLEGLAQGKCALSYLDERSLMLLRHFSGADSHPFVNVRLEDAAEVLEHLVGEPALCRELGARGRSWLTSRWSEERMIRFYEHVYELLLEDPALVQRQPELSLTSDAKYFFFSTLADLTYRSRAKAWTDPSSSPKKD from the coding sequence ATGAAGGTCCTGCACTTCTCCATCACCCCTCTGGCGGGCATGCCCATACGCCTGGTGCAGGCCCTGGGCCGGCACACCGGCGTTGACGCACGCCTGGTGGATCTCAAACGATTCGGCCTGTACGACCACGACCTGGTTTTCCAGGAATCGCCCGAAGAAGCCCTCGACCTGGCCTGGGAAGCGGACGTCATCCACCTCCACAACTACCTGGACTACGAGTCCAAGGCCTTTGGACGAATAGATTTCGGTGAGCTGGCCCAGGCGGGCAAGCACATTCTCCGGCAATTCCACTCCTCTCCCGATCTGGTGGCACAGGTAATGGGCATCACGCCCGAGGCGTTGCTGGCCCAGGACATCCCCTGCATCGCCATCGCCCAGTATCCGGAGCGGCTCTATACAAAGGCCATGGTGGTTCCGAATTTCGTTCCCGAAACCGACAGCGCCTACCAGCCTAGTTCCAAGCCCCCGAAGTGGGACATTTTCTACAGCCCCACCAAGGACATGAGCGCCTGGGCGGACCGGTGGAGCACCAAGGGGATGCCGGAGGCCACGGCCGTTATCGATTCCGTGGTCAAGAACACCGGATGCACGGCGCGCATCGTTACCGGCCTGCCCCTGGCCGAGGCGCTTGCAATCAAGCGCCAGAGCCGCATCGTGGTGGATGATCTGGTGACTGGCAGCTACCATCTTACCGGGCTGGAGGGTCTGGCCCAGGGCAAATGCGCCCTTTCCTACCTGGATGAGCGGTCGCTTATGCTGCTGCGCCATTTTTCCGGCGCCGACTCGCATCCTTTTGTGAACGTCCGCCTGGAAGATGCGGCGGAGGTTCTTGAACATCTTGTGGGCGAGCCGGCGCTGTGCAGGGAACTCGGAGCGAGGGGCCGGTCCTGGCTCACCAGCCGCTGGTCCGAGGAGCGGATGATCCGCTTCTACGAGCATGTGTACGAGCTCTTGCTGGAGGACCCGGCGCTGGTGCAGCGTCAGCCCGAGCTATCGCTTACGAGCGATGCCAAGTATTTCTTTTTCAGCACCCTTGCGGACCTGACCTATAGATCGCGGGCCAAGGCGTGGACCGATCCGTCTTCTTCGCCTAAAAAGGACTGA
- a CDS encoding ABC transporter ATP-binding protein, translated as MRNLTKAFGSGQARTVALDQVSLDVNPGELVLLMGPSGSGKTTLLSVMGCILRPDAGSVVIRGQEIVGLPETGLCRVRLQSIGFIFQNYNLFPTLRAEENIMVALDLKGVPAKKARHQAAQVMESVGLGDKVGSMPADLSGGQKQRLAIARALAGDPEIILADEPTAALDSVNGRMVIGLLRELAIKRGRSVVVVTHDNRIFDFADRIVRIEDGRLKVSEGQE; from the coding sequence GTGCGGAATCTGACCAAAGCCTTTGGTTCAGGCCAAGCCCGAACCGTGGCCTTGGACCAGGTGTCACTGGACGTGAACCCAGGGGAACTGGTGTTGCTCATGGGACCGTCGGGAAGCGGCAAAACCACCTTGCTGTCCGTCATGGGGTGCATTCTGCGTCCGGACGCGGGCAGCGTGGTCATACGGGGCCAGGAGATTGTGGGTCTGCCCGAAACCGGGTTATGCCGGGTGCGGCTCCAAAGCATCGGGTTCATTTTTCAGAACTACAACCTCTTCCCCACGCTGCGGGCCGAGGAGAACATCATGGTGGCCCTGGACCTCAAAGGCGTACCGGCCAAAAAAGCCCGCCATCAGGCTGCGCAGGTCATGGAGTCCGTCGGGCTTGGCGACAAGGTCGGGAGTATGCCAGCGGATTTGTCGGGCGGGCAGAAGCAGCGCCTGGCCATCGCCCGGGCCCTGGCCGGAGACCCTGAGATCATCCTGGCGGACGAACCCACCGCTGCGCTCGATTCGGTCAACGGCAGGATGGTCATTGGCCTGCTGCGGGAGCTGGCTATCAAGAGGGGGCGCAGCGTGGTGGTGGTTACCCATGACAACCGCATATTCGACTTTGCCGACCGCATCGTGCGCATTGAAGACGGCCGGCTCAAGGTCTCGGAGGGTCAGGAGTGA
- a CDS encoding ATP-binding cassette domain-containing protein, which produces MTTALIEIKDLGKSFQGRTVLSGVNLAIPAGDLTAVIGKSGEGKSVLLKHIMGLMTPDSGDVFFEGKPLGQMSRAERRELKSVMSYMFQGMALFDSLTVFDNIALPLREKLRLPEPEVRELVEQKLRELELAEVPGKFPSQLSGGMQKRVALARALVTKPRIVLFDEPTTGLDPLRKWGVFKLIDESRKAFGFTAVMVSHDIPDVFTIADRVALLDGGKIVFSGSSEEARKSQHPMMRAFMPGEDALAQAYVPE; this is translated from the coding sequence GTGACAACAGCTCTCATAGAAATCAAGGATCTCGGGAAATCCTTCCAGGGGCGGACGGTGCTCAGTGGTGTGAACCTGGCCATCCCGGCGGGGGATTTGACCGCGGTGATCGGGAAAAGCGGCGAAGGCAAAAGCGTTTTGCTCAAACATATCATGGGGCTAATGACCCCGGATTCCGGAGATGTCTTCTTCGAGGGAAAACCCCTGGGGCAAATGTCCAGAGCGGAGCGCAGGGAGCTGAAATCGGTCATGTCCTATATGTTTCAGGGCATGGCTCTGTTCGATTCTTTGACGGTCTTTGACAACATAGCCCTTCCGCTCAGGGAAAAACTGAGGCTTCCCGAACCCGAGGTCCGTGAGCTGGTGGAGCAAAAGCTCAGGGAGCTGGAACTTGCCGAGGTTCCCGGCAAATTTCCGTCGCAGCTCTCAGGGGGAATGCAAAAGCGCGTGGCCCTGGCCCGGGCCCTGGTCACGAAACCGCGCATCGTGCTTTTCGATGAACCCACCACCGGGCTCGACCCGTTAAGGAAATGGGGAGTGTTCAAGCTCATCGACGAGTCGCGCAAGGCCTTCGGGTTTACGGCCGTCATGGTCAGCCACGACATCCCGGACGTGTTCACCATTGCAGACAGGGTGGCTTTGCTGGATGGAGGAAAAATTGTGTTTTCCGGCAGCTCCGAGGAGGCAAGAAAGTCTCAGCACCCCATGATGCGAGCATTTATGCCGGGCGAAGACGCTCTCGCCCAGGCTTATGTGCCGGAGTAG
- a CDS encoding efflux RND transporter periplasmic adaptor subunit, whose product MRLGFDIPGKIMDVLVEEGDPVRKGQPLARLVDDDIRARVVQAQANVRAAKAALDKVVAGARSMERIEAAAILREAESVRDNARRENERRVRLVSQGVIAKEEADRAEKDYLVASQKVSQARERFHLINDPSREEDVRRAEAQHAQAKGQLDEALAYQDKALIHSPIDGVVLRKHRRAGEMVSTNFDSPVVTVGDVSTLRIRGDVDEKDVAKVKVGQKAYAMADAYGAKRFEGRVIRIAKMLGRKNVRTDDPAERLDTKVLETLIEFAPGTSIPVGMRMDVFILLDES is encoded by the coding sequence ATGCGCCTGGGATTCGACATTCCGGGCAAGATTATGGACGTGCTCGTTGAGGAGGGCGACCCCGTTCGCAAGGGCCAGCCCCTGGCCCGGCTGGTGGACGACGACATCAGGGCCCGGGTGGTTCAGGCCCAGGCCAATGTGCGGGCCGCGAAAGCCGCCCTGGACAAGGTGGTGGCCGGAGCCAGGTCCATGGAGCGCATCGAGGCCGCTGCCATTCTGCGCGAAGCCGAATCCGTTCGGGACAACGCCCGCCGCGAGAACGAGCGGCGGGTCAGGCTGGTGTCCCAGGGGGTCATCGCCAAGGAAGAGGCGGACCGCGCCGAGAAGGACTACCTGGTGGCCTCCCAGAAGGTGAGCCAGGCCCGGGAGCGTTTTCACCTGATTAACGATCCCTCCCGCGAGGAGGACGTGCGCCGGGCCGAGGCACAGCATGCCCAAGCCAAGGGGCAGTTGGACGAGGCTCTGGCCTATCAGGACAAGGCTCTGATCCATTCGCCCATTGACGGAGTGGTGCTGCGCAAGCACCGCCGGGCAGGCGAGATGGTCTCCACCAACTTCGATTCCCCGGTGGTCACAGTGGGTGACGTGAGCACTCTGCGGATTCGAGGCGACGTTGATGAAAAGGACGTGGCCAAGGTGAAGGTCGGGCAGAAGGCTTATGCCATGGCAGACGCCTACGGCGCCAAGCGTTTTGAGGGGCGGGTGATCCGCATCGCCAAGATGCTGGGAAGAAAGAACGTGCGCACCGACGACCCGGCCGAACGTCTGGATACCAAGGTGCTGGAAACGCTCATAGAATTCGCTCCAGGCACGTCCATACCTGTGGGCATGCGCATGGATGTCTTTATTCTTTTGGACGAAAGCTAG
- a CDS encoding winged helix-turn-helix transcriptional regulator: MLLVNKTYYRPSKAARYLAILDTLAQDNMVSQNELGRRANLSGAMVNQYLKEMVDNELVEYERVNGKSFRYLLTDEGEARRQAMFSNFSSETVQIYTALKTTIASKLKVLKARGVMKLVLFGASETCEIVLQALRAAGGFEVMAVVDNDPAKAGKTLGGHIISPSVVLGSLRPQAVVITSFGCQEEIFKQLRALYEQHNVEIIRL, translated from the coding sequence ATGCTGCTGGTGAACAAGACGTACTACCGCCCGAGCAAAGCGGCCAGATACCTGGCCATACTCGACACCCTGGCCCAGGACAACATGGTGAGCCAGAACGAACTTGGTCGCAGGGCCAATCTTTCAGGCGCCATGGTGAACCAGTACTTGAAGGAGATGGTGGACAACGAGCTCGTCGAGTACGAGAGAGTGAACGGCAAGAGTTTCCGTTACCTGCTCACCGACGAGGGCGAAGCCCGCAGGCAGGCCATGTTCTCCAATTTCTCCTCGGAGACGGTGCAGATTTATACCGCGCTCAAGACGACCATAGCCAGCAAGCTCAAGGTTCTTAAAGCCCGGGGCGTAATGAAGCTGGTTCTTTTCGGCGCTTCCGAAACCTGCGAGATCGTCCTCCAGGCGCTTCGCGCCGCTGGCGGGTTCGAGGTCATGGCGGTGGTCGACAACGACCCGGCCAAGGCTGGCAAGACGCTTGGCGGACACATCATATCACCTTCCGTGGTGCTCGGTTCCCTTCGGCCTCAGGCCGTGGTTATTACCTCCTTCGGCTGCCAGGAGGAAATTTTCAAGCAGCTCCGGGCCCTGTACGAGCAGCATAACGTGGAGATCATACGCTTATGA
- a CDS encoding adenylate/guanylate cyclase domain-containing protein, translating into MPGSSRSPVKNGFFRRMADPKLWLALFLPGLAVTFALSAVHWSQPNWLQFLDYKIYDILLSQRDKPVQTGQVAVVDLDEKSLSEVGQWPWPRYRIALLLGRLKQYGVLAVGMDVVFAEPDQTSPEHIRRDLAGLGVNMDFTGLPEGLRDNDKLLADNLAGGPYVLGYFFTFTEEDNRRLGGQCVLPPARVALKRSPGVLDAPVMIPSAASLVCPLPELAKTCGWAGFFNSFPDRDNVVRWVPLAMTWNGTVYPSLAVATVMRAFGDKSALLTIEPNPYGGQDLAYSLDLGPLGRRVVPLDGNGRILLDFRGPGRTFPYVSAADVLSGKASREELEGRIVFIGTSARGLEDVRATPVDRTFPGVEAHATVADMILSDRFLRHPMDAWYIELVLLAVFGLGVTVQLMVTRSLWAGGLSLLAGLAVWFFCAFSMNRMDFYVSPLTPLMALAVNFTLLTFIKFLREESQKRFIKSAFSQYLSPQVVEQIVDEPGKLNLSGEEKDVSILFSDVRGFTTISEKLTPTQVVDLLHEYLTPMTRLITGSFGTLDKFIGDAIMAFWNAPLDVADHPRQAVETALSMQRELDRLNVGFKARFGFEIEIGIGLHRGGVRVGNFGSADLFDYTIIGDNVNLCSRLEGLTKYYHQRILLTEAMRDGAGEGFIWQEIDRVRVKGKHEPVTIYAVHDKAEPDEVARWSEGLELYREGHFSQARSLFEDLQSKTDNGLYALYADRCRALEKTPPGPSWDGVFEHTTK; encoded by the coding sequence GTGCCCGGAAGCTCCAGAAGTCCTGTGAAAAACGGTTTTTTCAGGCGCATGGCCGACCCCAAGCTGTGGCTGGCGCTTTTTCTGCCCGGCCTGGCGGTCACGTTTGCCTTGTCGGCCGTTCACTGGAGCCAGCCTAACTGGCTGCAATTCCTCGACTACAAGATCTACGACATCCTTCTCTCGCAGCGGGACAAACCGGTCCAGACAGGCCAGGTGGCCGTGGTGGACTTGGACGAGAAGAGCCTGTCCGAGGTGGGCCAGTGGCCCTGGCCGCGCTACCGGATAGCCCTGCTGCTCGGCAGGCTGAAACAGTACGGCGTTCTGGCTGTGGGCATGGACGTGGTCTTCGCAGAGCCTGACCAAACCTCGCCGGAACACATCAGGCGCGATCTGGCAGGGCTTGGCGTGAACATGGACTTCACCGGTCTGCCCGAAGGGCTGCGCGACAACGACAAACTCCTGGCAGACAACCTGGCCGGCGGCCCCTATGTGCTGGGCTACTTCTTCACGTTCACCGAGGAGGACAACCGGCGCCTGGGGGGGCAATGCGTTTTGCCTCCCGCCCGCGTGGCTCTGAAACGTTCTCCCGGAGTCCTGGACGCCCCGGTTATGATTCCCAGCGCCGCCTCGTTGGTGTGCCCCCTGCCGGAGCTGGCCAAAACCTGCGGCTGGGCCGGATTCTTCAACTCCTTCCCGGACAGGGACAACGTGGTGCGCTGGGTGCCCCTGGCCATGACCTGGAACGGGACGGTCTACCCGAGCCTGGCGGTGGCAACGGTCATGCGCGCTTTTGGGGACAAGTCCGCCCTGCTTACAATCGAACCCAATCCTTACGGCGGCCAGGACCTGGCCTATTCGCTGGACTTGGGGCCATTGGGCCGCAGGGTCGTGCCATTGGACGGCAATGGACGGATTCTTCTGGATTTTCGGGGGCCTGGCCGGACGTTCCCCTACGTGTCGGCAGCGGACGTGCTGTCGGGCAAAGCTTCCCGCGAGGAATTGGAAGGCAGGATCGTGTTCATCGGCACTTCGGCCAGGGGCCTGGAGGATGTCCGGGCCACTCCGGTGGACAGGACCTTCCCCGGGGTTGAGGCCCACGCCACGGTGGCGGACATGATCCTCTCCGACCGATTCCTTCGCCATCCCATGGATGCCTGGTACATCGAGCTTGTTCTCCTGGCGGTTTTCGGGCTTGGCGTCACCGTGCAGCTCATGGTCACCCGGTCGCTCTGGGCCGGAGGCTTGAGCCTGCTGGCCGGATTGGCCGTATGGTTTTTCTGTGCGTTCAGCATGAACCGCATGGACTTCTACGTGTCCCCGCTGACCCCGCTCATGGCCCTGGCCGTCAACTTCACCCTGCTCACCTTCATCAAGTTCCTGCGCGAGGAGAGCCAGAAGCGTTTCATCAAGTCAGCCTTTTCACAGTATCTCTCCCCTCAGGTGGTGGAGCAGATCGTGGATGAACCGGGCAAGCTCAACTTAAGCGGTGAGGAGAAAGACGTCAGCATCCTCTTCTCGGACGTGCGCGGATTCACCACCATCTCCGAAAAACTGACTCCCACTCAGGTAGTCGACCTGCTCCACGAATACCTGACCCCGATGACCCGGCTCATCACTGGCAGTTTCGGCACCCTGGACAAGTTCATCGGCGATGCCATCATGGCTTTTTGGAATGCCCCCTTGGACGTGGCGGACCATCCGCGCCAGGCCGTGGAAACGGCCCTGTCCATGCAGAGGGAGCTGGACCGGCTGAACGTAGGGTTCAAGGCCCGGTTTGGCTTCGAGATTGAAATAGGCATCGGGCTTCACAGAGGGGGCGTGCGCGTGGGCAACTTCGGCTCGGCCGACCTCTTCGACTACACCATCATCGGCGACAACGTGAACCTCTGTTCGCGTCTGGAAGGACTCACCAAATATTATCACCAGAGGATTCTCCTCACAGAAGCCATGCGGGACGGGGCTGGCGAAGGCTTCATCTGGCAGGAGATCGACCGGGTGCGCGTGAAGGGCAAGCACGAGCCCGTCACCATTTATGCGGTTCACGACAAGGCCGAGCCTGACGAAGTGGCCAGGTGGTCCGAAGGCCTCGAACTCTATCGGGAGGGGCATTTCAGCCAGGCCCGGAGTCTCTTCGAGGATCTCCAGTCCAAAACGGACAACGGGCTCTATGCACTGTACGCCGACCGATGCCGGGCCTTGGAGAAAACCCCTCCCGGCCCCTCGTGGGACGGCGTGTTCGAGCACACCACGAAATAG
- a CDS encoding rubredoxin: MARPEEMWRCQTTNCGYVYDPDRGDKKGKIPPGTSFDELPETWKCPVCGATKRCFRPVAGPGSTAEVVCPVPD, from the coding sequence ATGGCCAGACCCGAAGAGATGTGGCGTTGCCAAACCACCAACTGCGGTTATGTGTACGACCCCGACAGAGGCGACAAAAAAGGGAAGATCCCACCCGGCACCTCCTTCGACGAACTCCCTGAAACATGGAAATGCCCTGTATGCGGAGCCACAAAAAGGTGTTTCCGCCCTGTGGCCGGACCCGGCTCAACCGCTGAGGTAGTCTGCCCCGTACCGGACTAG
- a CDS encoding DedA family protein → MEIISQFIWMLGHVDQALNMIVKDYGSWTYLVLFLIIFCETGLVVTPFLPGDSLLFIVGSLCGAGFLDPMLTAGLLIAAAVLGDNTNYWIGRFVGPAVFSRENSKLLNKKHLDKTHAFYEKHGGKTVVIARFMPIVRTFAPFVAGIGKMTYSKFVSFSVGGGILWIGGFIGLGYLIGNMPWVKKYFSVVIYGIILLSITPGLIEFIKARRAAARVAQ, encoded by the coding sequence ATGGAAATCATCTCCCAGTTCATCTGGATGCTCGGCCACGTGGACCAGGCTCTGAACATGATCGTCAAAGACTACGGTTCCTGGACCTATCTGGTTCTGTTTTTGATCATCTTCTGCGAGACCGGCCTGGTGGTCACTCCGTTTCTGCCCGGCGATTCCCTGCTGTTCATCGTCGGCTCCTTGTGTGGAGCGGGTTTTCTCGACCCCATGCTCACCGCCGGGCTGCTCATTGCCGCAGCGGTGCTGGGAGACAACACCAACTACTGGATCGGCCGCTTCGTGGGCCCGGCGGTGTTTAGCCGCGAGAACAGCAAACTGCTCAACAAGAAGCACCTGGACAAGACCCACGCCTTCTATGAGAAGCACGGCGGAAAGACAGTGGTCATCGCCCGGTTCATGCCCATCGTAAGGACGTTCGCTCCTTTCGTGGCCGGCATAGGCAAGATGACCTATTCCAAGTTCGTGAGCTTTTCGGTCGGAGGGGGTATTCTCTGGATCGGCGGCTTCATCGGGCTGGGATACCTGATCGGCAACATGCCTTGGGTGAAGAAGTATTTCAGCGTGGTGATCTATGGCATCATCCTGCTTTCGATCACACCCGGGCTTATCGAGTTCATCAAGGCCAGGCGGGCCGCTGCCCGGGTCGCGCAATAG